A window of the Anoplolepis gracilipes chromosome 11, ASM4749672v1, whole genome shotgun sequence genome harbors these coding sequences:
- the LOC140671045 gene encoding G-protein coupled receptor Mth2-like isoform X1: MYSKSFGLWCCALLFFSLSTKSLGNFTSDNKQDNNLMVRHVFHATKKNDNEIIFNKHNWRKNFTMVYESVQNVFNINSRNNNFKYDDLIQNKFPVYYEKCNEMPRELRANFTKINNKYYSNNENDNNNYTVSYKTYDNRTCINLCCPLGDRYDLFNNCTTGGPEYVFSDVYSFCNETNMQTEHKKIDEMFQLIVQNLCSNNTEIVRISLNDDSFDLNKYSFFENGTLFLPYFDQFFESTSYCLAFSNQDQVDAVICSKTLKEAVKKEKDYFITIIKPVIDRMYIFSWICTIVSTLCMLIISLIYNILPELHNIHSFMLRRYSSMICIYYISKILVLLIGKKNVVYSISMASGIFAYFSNLASFFWLCAMSFDMWWTFRDFRLSTKNVEQDRKKFLYSIIAWGIPCILTIICIIMIFVPSVPKNMIRPKFYATTCWFPVGTPAYLLYDYGPKVICTVISVFLSIHTAFKIAGYEKDTARSLNNSESRCYNENKKWANLYLKLFVMLFVIIAMEWIIITTLLFSLFKDISLTKTYVAFGMCILEIMKDIGIFMIFVCKRTIMQLVLKHFCQNRRYGFKIFTHKGYYN; this comes from the exons ATGTATAGTAAAAGTTTTGGACTTTGGTGTTGTgcacttttgtttttttcgttATCTACAAAGTCTCTGGGGAATTTTACAAGTGACAACAAACAAGACAACAATTTGATGGTGAGACACGTGTTTCACGctacgaaaaaaaatgacaacgagataattttcaataaacataATTGGCGCAAAAATTTCACTATGGTTTACGAAAGTGTTCAGaatgtgtttaatattaattccagaaataataactttaaatatgaCGATTTGATTCAGAATAAATTTCCCGTGTACTATGAGAAATGTAATGAAATGCCAAGGGAGCTACGAGCGAACTTTACAAAaatcaacaataaatattattcaaataatgaaaatgacaataataattacaccGTTTCATACAAGACATACGATAATAGAACTTGCATCAACCTTTGTTGTCCTCTCGGTGATCGGTATGACTTATTTAACAATTGCACCACTGGTGGACCTGAATATGTTTTCTCAGATGTGTATAGTTTCTGCAACGAGACGAATATGCAGactgaacataaaaaaatagacgAAATGTTTCAACTGATTGTCCAAAATCTTTGCTCAAACAATACCGAAATTGTACGTATCAGTCTTAATGACGATAGTTTTGATTTAAACAAATACAGTTTTTTCGAAAACGGTACTTTATTTCTTCCCTACTTTGACCAATTCTTCGAATCAACATCTTATTGTCTAGCCTTTTCGAATCAAGATCAGGTTGATGCGGTTATCTGCTCGAAGACTTTAAAAGAAGCtgtcaaaaaagaaaaggattaTTTCATTACAATCATTAAACCGGTAATAGATAGAATGTACATTTTCAGCTGGATTTGCACTATAGTGTCTACGTTGTGTATGCTGATAATATCCctgatatacaatatattaccaGAGCtgcataatatacatagtttcATGTTGCGTAGATACAGCAGTATGATATGTATCTACTACATAAGTAAAATACTGGTACTGCtaatcggaaaaaaaaatgtggtGTATTCCATCTCTATGGCAAGCG GTATATTCGCATATTTCAGCAATTTAGCAAGTTTCTTCTGGTTATGTGCAATGAGTTTCGATATGTGGTGGACATTTAG AGATTTTCGTTTGTCAACAAAAAATGTGGAACAAGACAGAAAAAAGTTTCTATACTCTATCATTGCTTGGGGAATTCCCTGCATTCTCACTATCATTTGCATCATCATGATATTTGTCCCCAGCGTGCCGAAAAACATGATCCGACCGAAATTTTATGCCACTACATGTTGGTTTCCTG ttGGTACGCCGGCGTATCTGTTGTACGATTACGGGCCCAAAGTTATTTGTACCGTTATTAGCGTTTTCTTATCCATTCATACAGCATTCAAGATCGCGGGATATGAAAAGGACACAGCTCGTTCTCTTAATAATTCAGAGAGCCGATGTTATAATGAGAACAAGAAATG gGCCAATCTGTATCTAAAACTGTTTGTAATGTTGTTTGTTATAATAGCCATGGAGTGGATTATAATAACAACATTGTTATTTTCGCTGTTTAAGGATATTAGTTTAACAAAGACATACGTTGCATTTGGTATGTGTATATTAGAAATCATGAAAGATATCggcatttttatgatattcgTGTGTAAGAGAACAATTATGCAATTGGTATTAAAGCATTTCTGTCAGAATCGCCGatatggttttaaaatttttacacataaggGTTATTACAATTGA
- the LOC140671045 gene encoding probable G-protein coupled receptor Mth-like 10 isoform X2, whose product MIKDFRLSTKNVEQDRKKFLYSIIAWGIPCILTIICIIMIFVPSVPKNMIRPKFYATTCWFPVGTPAYLLYDYGPKVICTVISVFLSIHTAFKIAGYEKDTARSLNNSESRCYNENKKWANLYLKLFVMLFVIIAMEWIIITTLLFSLFKDISLTKTYVAFGMCILEIMKDIGIFMIFVCKRTIMQLVLKHFCQNRRYGFKIFTHKGYYN is encoded by the exons ATGATCAA AGATTTTCGTTTGTCAACAAAAAATGTGGAACAAGACAGAAAAAAGTTTCTATACTCTATCATTGCTTGGGGAATTCCCTGCATTCTCACTATCATTTGCATCATCATGATATTTGTCCCCAGCGTGCCGAAAAACATGATCCGACCGAAATTTTATGCCACTACATGTTGGTTTCCTG ttGGTACGCCGGCGTATCTGTTGTACGATTACGGGCCCAAAGTTATTTGTACCGTTATTAGCGTTTTCTTATCCATTCATACAGCATTCAAGATCGCGGGATATGAAAAGGACACAGCTCGTTCTCTTAATAATTCAGAGAGCCGATGTTATAATGAGAACAAGAAATG gGCCAATCTGTATCTAAAACTGTTTGTAATGTTGTTTGTTATAATAGCCATGGAGTGGATTATAATAACAACATTGTTATTTTCGCTGTTTAAGGATATTAGTTTAACAAAGACATACGTTGCATTTGGTATGTGTATATTAGAAATCATGAAAGATATCggcatttttatgatattcgTGTGTAAGAGAACAATTATGCAATTGGTATTAAAGCATTTCTGTCAGAATCGCCGatatggttttaaaatttttacacataaggGTTATTACAATTGA